A stretch of DNA from Campylobacter gracilis:
GGGCCAGCGCGCCGCGAAACTGAGCGAGCTTTAAAACAGACTGCGGATTATAGGCATAAAACATCGATTCTATCGCAACCTCATCGATCTTATGAGCGCTAAAAATTTGATCGATCGCCTCACTCATCTGCGTCATTTGAAATTGCACGTTTTCGGCCTTCATTTTCACAAGTCCCGCCTCTATGAGGGTGATTTTATTCACATCTTTTTTCAAAATCGCATAGCCTAAATTTCTAGTTCC
This window harbors:
- the ruvC gene encoding crossover junction endodeoxyribonuclease RuvC; the protein is MKILGIDPGTRNLGYAILKKDVNKITLIEAGLVKMKAENVQFQMTQMSEAIDQIFSAHKIDEVAIESMFYAYNPQSVLKLAQFRGALALKILQIFGNFAEYTPLQVKKSVTGKAKAAKEQVAFMVKRILGINKEIKPLDITDAIAIALTHANVMRLAPK